Genomic DNA from Salvia miltiorrhiza cultivar Shanhuang (shh) chromosome 1, IMPLAD_Smil_shh, whole genome shotgun sequence:
TCTATTTGACACCCGGAGAGGCCGAACCACACAGGATTTGCAAAAGCAAGAAGTTCATAACCAAAGTCATGTTCATGTGCGCTGTGTGCAGGCCGTTGATAGCCGAGGATGGGACTGTACTCTTTGATGGGAAAATAGGTATTTTCCCATTTACAGAATATGTACCAGCCAAGAGGAATAGCAAAAACAGGGAGGCAGGTACACTTGAGCAAAAGCCCATTCAATCAATCACGAAGGAAGTAATTAAGGACTGCATTATTAACAAGGTAGTACACACACATGAAATGTGTCATAAATGTAACTCTAGTATGATATGCATTCAAATAACTTGTGCTTTAGATAGGTTTTCAATTAGTTAGTGTTGAACTGCTTTCCTCACTGTACTATGGCAGATTATTCCTGCCATTAAGGCCAAGTGGCCACAATTTGCAAGTAGGGTGATATTTATTCAACAAGATAACGCGAAGCCTCACATTAAAGATAGTGATCCGGATTTTAGACAGGCTGCCAGGTCAGATGGCTTTGACATCAAGATTGTTCATCAACCACCCAATTCACCGGATACCAACATCAATGATCTTGGTTGGTTTAGGGCTATTCAAAGCCTACAAACTGAATCAGTTTGTACCAACGTAGATACATTAGTGGAGGCTGTGAAGAGGTCATTTGATGAACTATCTTCAACAACATTCAACAAGGTTTTTTTTAAGTCTACAAGGTTGTTTGACAGAAATTCTGAAGGTAAAAGGCCACAACAGCTATAAAATCCCCCATATGGGCAAAGGATCACTTATTAGGCAAGGAGAATTACCAATCAACTTACAAGTTCCCCATGATTTAGTTAATGAAGCTATTAACTATCTCATGGATAATGGAATTGTAAGTGGCATGGATCATCTAAGGAATGCACTTGGAATAAGTTCAATTTCCTTATATGAAGTTGAATACCAAATGGGACATTTGGGTATTCAAGTTCCATGAAAATGGAGTCTATCTTTTGAAATGTAAGTTTTTGAAGGCTGCCACTTTTTGAAGGCACTTTAAAAGCAAGTTTTTGCAGGCTGCTACTTTTTGAAGGGAATTTAAAAGAAAGTTTCAGTAAGCTGCCACTTTTTGAAGGCAATTTAAACGAAAGTTTTTGTATAGAACAGGGCAGTTAATGATGGAATGCAAGTTTTTGTAGGCTGCCACATAATGATGTAATGGATGCTATCTAAATGAAATGCAAGTTTTTGTTTTAACCTTAGACTTAGCCAACATATGGGCACACACGAACATATGTAAGCAAGAAACTTAGCCACATATGAGCACACACCATCATATGCATGCAAATTGGGCACACAACAACACATGTAACCATATTAGAGGCTTTAAATCTACAATTTTAGTTAATACTAGTTCATCATAGATTTTTTAACATAAAACGACTCTATGAGCACAAATTCGTCATCTCAAACATGCTCACAATCGCCCAACAAGTGCCTCACACAATATCATTGAGTTAACACAGAACAAAGGCCACACAGAGCCTATACCAAATCACATATACAGGGAATAGTTCAAAGTACAGAGGCCACACGGAGCCTATACCAGAGCACATATACATGGAATAGTTCAAAAAACAGAGGCCTCATAGAGCCTATACCAATACCAAAGCAAATATACAGGGAAGAGATAAAATTGTAGGATCTCACCCAGTATTCTGGAAAATAGAGCAGGCCATTCAAGAAGGCCAACATAGCAGGAGAGTACGAGAACTTCTTCACAGGGGCCTCCGGACCACAATAACGAACAACATCGTCCCAATTTTTCTCACAAATGAAAGAAGAATCATCAGGATATGAAACCAAAGGCTCCACAGCAGGAGAGCCAATCATTTGCATATATTTCAAGGGGGCAGGACGCCTAAACAAAGAGAACTTGGATTTCGGTGAACCTAGGGTTCCGATCGGCGAACACACGGCTCCAATCTCCTCCACCACGTCAGACTTTCCTTCTTCCTCCGAAAAAGTCACCGATAAAGGGAAAAACACCTTTGGAGGCGAACCCCAAGTCGAAAAGTCCTCCTCCGTGTCTGGAACGTACGAGCTGCTCAGAAATCCCTCCCATGGGTTGTTCATCACGGCGGTCTTCGAGATCGGCGGCCGCTCGGCTTAGATCTGTGAAAACTTTAGGGTTTTCACAAAAACCCTAAAACACCGATCAATAATAGCCGACGAACACGGAATGACAGAAATGAGGCGGAAGGGAAGGCGGCGCCGGTGGAAATCGACCGGCGACGTTAAGATTTTTGAAGAGGAATGGAGGAAGT
This window encodes:
- the LOC131023803 gene encoding uncharacterized protein LOC131023803 encodes the protein MQAAAVKFVVCRRTVTRLWTAAKNQQAQGQHIHSSSGKINKPRRKRVEIDLQLISTLELSKRSTIRRLASGISCSKSTVGQWISKGLIRAHTSAIKPDLTTPNKLLRLRPLIAEDGTVLFDGKIGIFPFTEYVPAKRNSKNREAGTLEQKPIQSITKEVIKDCIINKIIPAIKAKWPQFASRVIFIQQDNAKPHIKDSDPDFRQAARSDGFDIKIVHQPPNSPDTNINDLGWFRAIQSLQTESVCTNVDTLVEAVKRSFDELSSTTFNKVKGHNSYKIPHMGKGSLIRQGELPINLQVPHDLVNEAINYLMDNGIVSGMDHLRNALGISSISLYEVEYQMGHLGIQVP